A genome region from Conger conger chromosome 16, fConCon1.1, whole genome shotgun sequence includes the following:
- the LOC133114315 gene encoding tripartite motif-containing protein 16-like encodes MAEASISVDQDQFSCSICLDLLKNPATIPCGHSYCLGCIKGCWDQDDHTAVFSCPQCRETFFPRPVLRKNTILADVVEKLKKTRLQAVPPAHCCAGPGDVVCDSCTGRKHKAVKSCLVCLASYCETHLRPHNESPAFKKHKLVKATGNLQEKICSHHDKLLEVYCRTDQQCICYLCTMDEHRGHDTVSAAAEWTEKQKQLGVTQSKFQQRIQEREKELQDLRQAVQSVKRSAQAVVDDNERIFTEMIRSIERRCSEVKELIRDQEKAEVSRAEGLLERLEQEIAELRRRDVELEQLSHTEDHIHFLQSCESLCAPPGPADLPSITDSPHLSFEAVRKSVSELKERLEDICKGELVKISQSVKNVPTVEPRTREDFLQYSCQLTLDPNTAYKNLRLSEGNRVVTCVRKIQSYPDHPERFNGTAQVLCREGLSGRCYWEAEWSGCGVCIAVSYKHISRKEGHGDNCGLGYNNLSWSLYPTHSKYFFMHNNVNTVIPVPPSSRIGVYLDHRAGSLSFYSVSDTISLLHRVQTTFTQPLYPGYWVNLDNSVKLCDL; translated from the exons ATGGCTGAAGCCAGTATCTCAGTGGATCAagaccagttcagctgttcgatctgtctggatctactgaaAAATCCAGCgactattccctgtggacacagttactgtttgggctgtattaagggctgctgggatcaggatgatcatactgctgtcttcagctgtccccagtgcagagagacTTTCTTCCCAAggcctgttttaagaaaaaacaccatACTGGCTGAcgtggtggagaaactgaagaagacaagACTCCAAGCtgttcctcctgctcactgCTGTGCTGGACCTGgtgatgtggtgtgtgattcctgcactgggagaaagcacaaagcCGTTAAatcctgtctggtgtgtctggcctcttactgtgaaactcacctccGGCCTCACAATGAATCTCCTGCCTTTAAGAagcacaaactggtcaaagccactggaaacctgcaggagaagatctgctcTCATCATGACAAACTGCTGGAAGTTTACTGTCGTaccgatcagcagtgtatctgttatctgtgtacgatggatgaacacagaggccatgatacagtctcagctgcagcagaatggacagagaaacag aagcagctgggggtaACACAGAGTAAgttccagcagagaatccaggagagagagaaggagctgcaggatctgaggcaggctgtgcagtcagtcaag cgctctgcacaggCTGTAGTGGACGACAatgagaggatctttactgagatgatccgctccattgagagaaggtgctctgaggtgaaagagctgatcagagatcaggagaaggctgaagtgagtcgggctgaaggactcctggagcgactggagcaggagattgctgagctgaggaggagagatgttgagctggagcagctttcacacacagaggaccacatccatttcctccag agctgtgagtctctctgtgcccctcctggacctgcagacttacccagcatcactgaCAGTCCACATttgtcttttgaggctgtgaggaaatctgtctctgaactgAAGGAGCGACTGGAGGACATCTGCAAGGGGGAACTGGTCAAAATTTCTCAATCAG tgaaaaACGTCCCTACTGTAgagcccaggaccagagaggatttcttacagt attcctgtcagctcacactggaccccaacacagcgtaTAAAAACCTGCGTCTGTCTGAGGGTAACAGAGTGGTGACCTGTGTGAGAAagatccagtcatatcctgatcatccagagagatttaatGGCACGGCACAAGTCctgtgcagagagggtctgtctggacgctgttactgggaggctgagtggagtgggtgTGGGGTTTGTATAGCCGTGTCATATAAACACATCAGCAGGAAAGAAGGACATGGTGATAACTGTGGTCTGGGATATAATAACCTGTCCTGGAGTTTGTACCCCACTCActccaaatactttttcatgcacAATAATGTTAACACTGTAATCCCtgttcccccctcctccagaataggagtgtacctggatcacagggcaggaagtctgtccttctacagcgtctctgacacaatATCCCTCCTtcacagagtccagaccacattcactcagcccctctatcctgggtaCTGGGTTAATTTAGATaattctgtaaaactgtgtgatcttTGA